A segment of the Thermodesulfobacteriota bacterium genome:
AGAAGAAAGTTAATATTGACGGCTTCGCAAAAAAGTTTTTTCACCGCTGAGCACGTATTGTCCGTTGCAACTGACTACTGACCACTGACTATTGACTACTGCATGTTATCTCAGCGTTCTCGGCGACCTCTGCGGTAAAATTTGGTTTTTTACGAATTCATCAATATTGGCGTCATAAAAATTATACGGATTATACCGGCATTTCCGGAAAATAGTCACGGAGTAAAGAGTTTTTATGGTAAGGTAATAACCAGAGATTATTCGCCAAAGGCGCATCTGGCTGTGCGGAAAAGAAGGGATATACGAGGAGGGTAATGTCCACAGAGCTGAAAAGCCACAATAGCCATCTCGTCGGTGTCATTTCCGATACCCATGGTCTCCTTCGGCCCGGGGTGCTCAAGGCTTTTGAAGGTATCGATCTGATCGTTCATGCCGGAGATATCGGCCCGGAGGAAGTACTGAAGGCGCTTCAAGGAGTTGCCCCGGTTGTTGCCGTGCGCGGCAATATGGACAGGTTCGGCTGGGCAGGAAAACTTTCTAAAACAGAAATAGTTGCAGTCGGAGAGGCCTTATTATATGTGCTCCATGATGTAGATGAGCTTGATCTGGACCCGGCTGCGGCTGGTTTCAGCGCGGTGATAAGCGGTCATTCCCATCGGCCATGTATAGAAAAGCAAAATGGCGTACTTTTTTTAAATCCAGGTAGTGCGGGACCGTGTCGGTCCGCGTTACCGGCTTCAGTGGTCTTGCTTCGTGTAGAGGGGAACTCATTGGGTGCGCAGTTGATAACATTGAGATGAGATTTTCTTCAGGCTATAACCTGGAACCGCTGCTGATAAAGTCCCCAGAGGGCGAAGCTATGAGCCGACCTGTCTGCGTGCAACGCACAGGCAGGCGAACAAAAACCCGCCTACAGCGGACTGAAGGAACAGGGCTAGTCTCAGAGTCAAGGAACTGCGGGTGAACTTCATTCCTCAAAGATCTCTTCCATAGGTATGCCTTCTAGTCTGCCTTCTCTATAAGCTTTGAGTCTCCGCTCAGCTTCATCAGTCCAGATATCATCGAGTTGGGCTATACTGACATCTATGGACAGAGTTGCTTGAGTATGGCAGAAACGGTTGCTTTCCTGCTTGCTGATCTGGGGATTACCAAAAGCCTTTCCCGGCCTTATGTGAGCAATGACAACCCCTATTCGGAAGCCCAGTTCAAGACCCTGAAATACCGGCCGGAGTTTCCGGAGCGCTTCGGGTGTGCCGAGGACAGCAGGTCCTTCTGCCAGGGATTTTTCGGTTGGTACAATACCGGGCATTACCATTCCGGGATCGGATTCCTCACCCCGGAAAATGTCCATTACGGACAGACTGAACAAATTATCAGGGAGCGTCAAGTAGTTCTAAATGATGCTTTTGCAAAACATCCGGAGCGATTCAAGGGGAAGATGCCAAAACCGATGGCCTTGCCCGAGGCGGTCTGGATCAATAAACCGGTACCAGAAAATAGTGATCCATTGCGACACTAAATTCTTTACGGAGGTGTCTCATTTTCATTGACAAGTTCCGCTTTCCCCTCACTCGGCTTTGATTGCGATAATGGAGGTGAGTTCCTCAACTATCACCTCCAAAGACACTTTACCGAAAGAAAACAACCCGTGCACTTCACCAGAAGCAGGGCCTATCACAAAGATGATAACGCCCACATCGAACAGAAAAACTGGACGCATGTGAGACAATGGCTCGGCTACGAAAGATTAGATAATCCCCATGTCGTACCTCTCCTTAACGACCTCTATGCCAAAGAATGGAGACTCTTCCATAACTTCTTCTGTCCCTCGGTAAAACTCATCGCTAAAGAAAGAATCGCCTCTAAAACCATTAAACGCCATGACTCCCCTAAAACACCTTACCAGAGAATCATGGAATCACCTCATATCCAAAAATCCGTAAAAAGTCCCCTCTCCAAACAACTTGAAAAACTGAATCCTTTTCTGCTAAGAAAAAATATGGATAAAAAACTGAAAAAATCTTTGCCATCATCAACTACCTTGGGTAACATCTTTTATGAGTCAATGTTAATCCCACATATAACCCCTTCGGTAACATTTAATTATGAGGCAACTGGGGGGTGTGAACTATTGGGAGTCGTCTCCCCTGACTTGTTAGCTAATTCAGTATTTTTTTATCCGTATCTTGGCTCTTGGATGCAGAACGGATCCAGATAATACCCCACACGACAAGTAGAGGCAGCAGAGCGCCGATAATAAGCACAAGAAAGAAATCATCGAAATGAAAGTATCGTCCTTTTTCAGTAGTCTCAATAGCGATTATGAGAACAAGAGTGGACCAAATAGCACTCAAAACTACTGTAATTCGGATCTTCTTGCTGATTGTCATTATCTTCCTTTCCTTAGCTGAACTAAGTTATATATTATGTAGACTCAGCTTTGTCCGGTTAGGTTTTTGCATATGGGGAGGCGTAAATCGGGGGCAATCCATAAAATTATAAATTCTCTCCATTGTCTCAGGCCGCCTTGTGGCATGGCTTAGTTGCTGCCTCCGCCAAGCACCGCGTAAAGCCGCACCTGATTGGCGAGCCTGGCCAGGCGGAGCGAGATAAGCCTCTGTTGTGCGGCATAAAGGGATCGCTGCGCATCAAGAACGCCCAGGTAGCTGTCAACTCCCTTTGAATAGCGTTTTTCCGAGAGGCGATAGGTATCTGCAACGGCATTTGTCAGGGATTGCTGGGCAAACACCTGCTGGTCCACCGTGCCTTGCACGGCAAGCGCGTCGGCCACTTCCCTGAAGGCGGTCTGAATCGTTTTTTCATACTGAACCAGGGCAATTTCCCGTTCAGCCTTGCTGACTCTGTACGCGGCCCAGGTTCGGGCGTCGAAAATCGGCACGGAAATCTTCGGAGCGAAGTTCCATGTGCCGGACCCGGAGTCGAAAAGACCGGACAGATCGCCGCTGGCCGTCCCGGCTGAGGTGGTCAAGGAAATGCGCGGGAAAAAGGCGGCCCGGGCCGCGCCGATAAAGGCATACGCCCCTTTGAGCCGATGTTCCGCCGCAATGATGTCCGGCCGGTTCAAAAGCGCCTCGGAGGACAGGCCTGCAAAAATTTCCTGGGGCGGATTAACGCTTGCCAGGTCCGCCGGCAAGAGATCTTCCGGCACCGGAGAGCCGGCAAGAAGGTTTAACGCATTTTGATCCTGGGCCGCCATTTGCATGAAGCGGGCTACATCTCCCCGGGCGGTATCCAGCGGGGTTTGCGCCTGACGCAAGTCCAGTTCACTGGCGACGCCGACTTCGCATTGCCGCTGGATTAAATTATAGATTCCCTGCTGAGTTTCAAGGGTGGACCGGGCCAGTTTGAGATTTTCCAGGTCAGCGGCGAGGGTCAGATACACCCTTGCGACCTCGGACACCAGCGCGATCTGCGCGCCGCGGCGGGCCTCATCCGTGGCCAGGTATTCTTCCAACGCCTGGTCTTTCAGGCTGCGGATACGGCCGAAAAAATCTATCTCCCAGGCAGCGATACCCAGATCAACGCTGTATTGTTCGGTTGTCATCGTACCCCCGCCGGGGCTTACAAAATCGGAATAAATGCGTTGCTTGGCTCCCTCTCCCACCGCATTGACCGTTGGGAACAGCTCAGCTTGTTGAATGCCATACAGGGCGCGCACCCTTTCCATATTCAAGGCGGCAAGCCGCAGGTCCCGGTTGTTATTTAGAGCCGTCTCGATAATCTTTTGAAGCTTTGGGTCGGTAAAAAATTCCTGCCACCCCAGCTCCAAGGCGGTCGGAGCGCCGGTCGCAGCTTTGATCTCCTGGTATGCCGCTCCGGTCGGCCATTCAGTCGAAACCGGCGCCTCCGGCCGGGTGTATTTCGGGGCCATAGTGCAGCCGCCGAGGCAGACAAATACACCCAGGATCAATAACGTTTTTCTTGTCATATTAACGCACCTCCTGGGGGCCGGTGGATTCAATCGAGTGTTCAGGGGGTTGCCCCTTTTGTTTCCTTTTGAATATATTGGATATAAGGACAAAGAACATTGGAATAAAAATGAGATCGATGAACGTGGCGGAGAGCATTCCACCACAAACGGCGGTGCCGATGGCGTTCATCGCGCCGGCGCCTGCGCCTGTGGAGATGGCTAGCGGCAGGACCCCGAAAAAGAAGGCCAGGGAGGTCATGATGACGGGCCGGAATCTTGTCTTTACGGCTCCAAGGGTTGCATCGATAAGGCTGTCGCCGCGGCCCATCCGTTCCTTTATAAACTGAATGATCAGGATGGCATTTTTTGTCGAAAGGCCGAGGGTAGTAAGGAATCCGATCTGGAAGTAGACATCGTTGGACAGTCCCCGAAATGAAGTTGCCAGTATCGCGCCTAATACACCCAGCGGCAGCATCAACAGATTGACAAAAGGGATGGTCCAGCTTTCATACAGGGCGGCTACGCAAAGGAAGATTACAAAAATCGAAAAGACGTACAGGATAGGCCCTTGCGCGGTTGCCACCCGCTCCTGGTAGGACAGCCCGGTCCAGTCAAAGCCGATCCCCTGGGGCAGCTTTGCCGCGATCTCTTCCATGGCGGCCATCCCCTCGCCGGTACTGTGACCCGGCGCTGGTTCGCCCCAGATGTTGATGGAAGGAAAGGCGTTGTAGCGCTCCAGCTTGGGAGAACCCTGAGCCCACCTGCAGGAGGCAAAGGAAGAAAAAGGCACCATCTTGCCCACGCTGTTCCGCACATAGAGTTTTTCCAGATCCTTCGGCAGCATGCGATAGGGGGCATCCGCCTGGGCATAGACCTTTTTGACCCGACCGGCCTGGATAAAATCGTTGACATAGGCGCTACCAAAGGCCGCCGCAATGGTGTTGTGAATGGAACTGATGGAAACCCCTAGCGCGCCGGCCTTGTCCCAATCAACGTCGATGTGGTATTCGGCCACATTTTCCATGCCGTTGGGTCGAACTCTGACCAGTCGTGGATCCTGGGCCGCCATGCCGAGGAGCTGGTTGCGGGCCGCCATTAGTTTTTCGTGGCCCAGGCCGCCACGGTCCTGCAACTGAAAATCAAACCCGGTGGCCATCCCCAGTTCGATGACCGGCGGCGGCGGGAAGGCGAACACCATGGCGCCTTTTATCTGTGAAAATGCCCCCATGGCCCTGCCGGCGATGGCCTTGACCTTCAGGTCCGGCCGCCGGCGCAGCTTCCAGTCTTTGAGCTTGACAAATCCCAGGGCCATATTCTGCCCGTTGCCGCCAAAACTGATTCCGGCCACAGCCATGATGGATTCCACCCCGTCTTTCTCATGCTCCAGAAAATGGTACCTTACCCTGTTCATGACTTTTTCAGTCTGCTCAAGGGTGGAACCGGACGGCAGCATGGCCTGGACCATCAGGATGCCCTGGTCCTCATCCGGGATATAGGATGTGGGCATCCGATGGAAGAGGAATCCCACCGCCGTCACAATCAAAAGATATATAATCACGTATCGCGCTGTTCTTGAAAAGGAGCGGCCGACGACTCCCACATAGAGGCCTCTGATACGAGTGAAAACCCGCTCAAACCATCTAAAAAAGGGGCGCAGGAAAAAGACCGCATTATCCGACGGGTTATGCCCGGCCGGTATCGGTTTAAGGAACAACGCACAGAGGACCGGGGTCAGGATCAGGGCCACGACCACCGAAAGGAGCATGGAAGCGATGACGGTCACGGAAAACTGGCGGTAGAGAACCCCGGTGGAGCCCTGAAAGAAGGCCATGGGGCCGAAGACCGCCGAGAGCACCAGGCCGATGCCGATCAGGGCGCTGGTGATCTCGCCCATGGACTTGGCCGTGGCCTCCCTGGGCGAAAGGCCCTCCTCGGCCATGATCCGCTCCACATTCTCCACCACCACGATGGCGTCGTCCACCAATAGCCCGATGGCCAGCACCATGGCGAACATGGTCAGCATGTTGATGGAGAAGCCGAAAGCCCCAAGAACCGCGAAGGTCCCCAACAGCACCACCGGCACGGCGATGGTGGGGATAAGGGTGGCCCGGATATTACCCATGAAAAGATACATGATCACAAATACCAGCAGGATCGCCTCGAACAGGGTCTTGACCACTTCGTCGATGGCCACCTTGGTAAATGGGGTGGTATCGTAGGGATAAATCACCTTCATGCCGGAGGGGAAGTAGCGGCTCATCTCCTCCAGTTTCTGTTTAACGGCTTTGGCCGTATCCAGGGCATTGGCGCCGGCAGCCTGACGGATGGCCATGGCTGCGGAGGGTTTGCCGTTATATTTGGCCACGATATCGGAGCGCTCGGTCCCCAGTTCCGTCCGGCCGATGTCCTTGATCCGGACCACCGAACCGTCCGGATTGGTACGGATGGGGATGGCGGCGAATTCCTCCGGGGTCTGGAGCAGATGCTGAACGATGATGGCGGTGTTCAGGCGTTGCCCCTCCACGGCCGGCGTCCCGCCTAACTGACCGGCGGAGACCTCGACGTTGTAGGCCCTGAGCGCCAGGATGACATCCTCCATGGTCAGGTGGTAGTTGGTCAGCTTGTCGGGGTTGACCCAGACCCGCATGGCATACTGCGATCCGAAATTCTCGACTTCGCCCACCCCCGGCACCCGGGACAGTATCTTTTCCAGATTCGACTGGGCGTAGTCCCGCAGGTCGTCGCCGCTCATGCTGCCGTCTTCCGAAATCAGCCCGACGATCATCAGGTAATTTCTGGTGGATTTGCTGACCTTGACGCCGGAGCGCTGCACCACATCGGGAAGGCTGGCCATGGCGAGCTGCAGCTTGTTTTGCACCTTGGACCAGGCGATATCCGCATCTGTCCCCGGGGCGAAGGTCATCTCGACGCGGGCCGCGCCTGATGAAGAACTGGTGCCGGAGAGGTAAAGCATATCGTCCAGACCGGTCATCTTCTGCTCAATGATCTGGGTCACGGTATTTTCCACCGTCTCCGCCGAGGCCCCTGGGAAAAAGGCATCGATGGCGATGGCCGGCGGAGCGATGGGGGGATACTGAGCGATGGGCATGTTATATATTGCCAGCCCACCGGCAGCCATGATGATGATAGCGATGACCCAGGCGAAGACCGGACGATCCAGAAAGAATTTAGATAACATCACACGTCTCCATCACTTCGATTTTGCGGCCGGTTGGGCCGTACTCGCGGGGGCCGCAGTTTCTTTCCGGCCTGAGTCAAAAGGAACCGCCTTCACAGCAGCGCCGGGCTGCGTTTTTTGCATACCCTCGACGATCACACGCTCGTCGGGTGCAAGCCCTGCTGAGACGAGCCATTGGTCGCCGATGGCTCGGTCGAGAGTAAGCATCCTCTGCCCAACCTTTCCCTCGCCGTCCACGATCAGCGCGAAGGGGTTTCCCTTTGGATCGCGTGACACGGCCTGCTGAGGAATCAGGATGGCCCGTTCATTGACGCCTTCTTTCACCACCGCCCGGACGAACATGCCCGGCAGGAGAATGCCTTTTGGATTGCGAAAGACAACCCGCAGGATGACGGACCCGGTAGTAGGGTCCACCGTGACGTCGCGAAACTGGAGCGCTCCCTCCCATGAATACGCCGTGCCGTCTTCCAGGAGGAGCTTGACCTTGTTCTGGTTCGTTCCGTTTTGATTGAGGCGGCCGTCCTCCAGGCAGCGCCTCAATCGCTGCAGTTCGGTGGTGGATTGGGCCACATCCACGTAAATGGGGTCCAGTTGTTGAATGGTTGCCAGGGCCAGCGGCTGATGCGCCGTCACCAGCGCCCCATCCGTTACGTTGGATCTGCCGATGCGGCCGGAGATGGGGGCGATGACGCGGGTGTAGCCCAGATTGATACGGGCCATCTCTACGTTCGCCTTACCATACTGAATATCAGCCTCGGCCTGCTTCAGGGCAGCCGAGGCGTCGTCGTAGTCCTGCTGGCTTACTGCTTTGTCGGCGAGCAAGTCCCGGTAGCGATCGACTCTCAAACGGATTGAGGGCAGATTGGCCTCGGCCCTGGCGAGGGCGGCCCTGGCATTGTCGAGCGCAGCCTGAAAGGGGGCGGGATCGATTTGATAAAGCACCTGTCCGGCCTTGACATCGGAACCTTCCCGGAACAGGCGTTTCTGGATGAGGCCGCTGATCTGGGGCCGGATTTCCGCGATGAGATAGGCGGATGTGCGGCCCGGTAATTCAGTGGTCAGCACGACCTTTCGCGGCTGGATTGTCACCACGGCTACTTCCGGGACAGAGGGCGGCGGAGATTGCTGCCGGCGGTCGCAGCCGCCCAGGAAAAGGCCGCCTAACAGTGCTGCTAAAAACACACTCCATTTAAGTGGTTCATAAACAGTTCCGTTGAGTTGCATCAGAGATCCTCCAAATATCGATGATAAGCGTATTGAGTCCTCAAGTTTCCATAAATAAATACGGATCAACCAACCCCATGAAAAGCATGTTCAAAATGGTGTCAGGGTCCTCCGGGTAAGGATTTTTGAGGGCCATAAAAAAATCAGCCGCGGGAAACCGGATATCCATATTCGCCGGCTATTGACCACTGACCGCCGACTGCTGGCTATCGACTACGGTCTTTAACAGCGTCCCCGTGGCCCGCTTCAGTCGCAAATCTGCCAACCGATAGTTAAGTCTTGCCTCTGCCAACTGTCTTTCTGAGGTGACCAGCAGGGTGTTGGCATCCATCACATCTATACTATTGGCCAGGCCGAATTCAAACTGCTTGGAGGTGGCATTGTAGTTATCCCCGGCAAAGGCGAGCTGGTCTTCAAGGGATTTTAAGATTTCCCTTTGAGTTATCAGGTCCAGGTAGGCGTTCTCAACCTCTATATTTATGGTCTTCTTTAAATCTTCATAGATGAGTTCAGATTGTCTTTGTCTGGCCTCTGCCTCTTTCACCTCCGCCCTCCTGAGTCCGCCCTCAAAGAAAGGGAAGTTTAATCTGATCCCGCCATAAGTGGTTTCTTCCAATACAAAGGTAGGGGCCGGACTGTCTTCTTTCCGGCTATACACACCCTCGATAGAAACGGTCGGCCAGTAGGTCCCCCGTACATACCGGACCTGGTCTTCTGCCGTTTTCCTTTGGATATCCAGAGACCTTACCTCTGAGCGTTCTATCATAGCCTCTTCTTTTAGTGAGACGAGAGAACGGTCTTTGAAGGTTTCGACTTTGACACCGGACTCTTTAAGTTCGTAGTCTTCGCTTATTCCCACCTGCCGGGCCAGCACTGCCTTGGCCAACTTGAGACCATTTTCTGCCTTCACCAGTTCGGATTGGGCACCGGATAGCTCTGCCTCTGCCCGGAGGAGGGCGGTCTTGGTTACCTCTCCTACCTTGAGCCTTATGTCCGCGGCATCCCTGTGCCCGGTCAACCTCTCCATATTGGCCCTGGCGATCTCCACGGCCTTTTGGGCCTTGAGGACATCGTAATAGGCCGAGGAGACTCCAAAAAGATATTCCTCCCTTACGGCATAAAGGTCGTACCGGCTTTTTTCTATGTTTTCCTTTGATATTTTAAAGGCGGTGACTTCCCGGCCGCTTAAAGACAACGTCTGGTCGAGCTTTAATCCCCATGATGTAGAATCTTCAGGTTGGATAATGAAACCTGACCCCGAGGTCTTGTCGTCGCTATACCGCGTGTAATCCCCAAAGACAGAGAGCCTGGGCAGCAGCACGGCAAGGGCCTTGTCTTTACCTCTTTCTGTGATATAGAGGTCTTCCTCTGATACCTTTATCCTTTCTGCGCGCTCCAGGGCAATGCGGTAAAGGTCGTCGAGTGAATACTCCCGGGCTGCGGCCGGGCTGTTAAATGTCAGAACCGCCACCAGAAGAGTTAATACATACGCCAGGAAAACAAGCCTTAACTTGATCATGCCGCCTTTCTCCTTATCCCGTTTAGTATTAACTGGTAAAGAGACTCCCCGTATTTTTTTAAGTCTCTGATCTGACCGAAGAGATAATCCATAGTGGCTCCCCTCAGGCTGAAAAGTATTACCTCTGCCGTCTTTTCGCAGTTGATATCTTTAAATATTCCTTCCATGACTCCTTTTT
Coding sequences within it:
- a CDS encoding metallophosphoesterase family protein; this encodes MSTELKSHNSHLVGVISDTHGLLRPGVLKAFEGIDLIVHAGDIGPEEVLKALQGVAPVVAVRGNMDRFGWAGKLSKTEIVAVGEALLYVLHDVDELDLDPAAAGFSAVISGHSHRPCIEKQNGVLFLNPGSAGPCRSALPASVVLLRVEGNSLGAQLITLR
- a CDS encoding addiction module protein, which codes for MGFRIGVVIAHIRPGKAFGNPQISKQESNRFCHTQATLSIDVSIAQLDDIWTDEAERRLKAYREGRLEGIPMEEIFEE
- a CDS encoding efflux transporter outer membrane subunit, with the protein product MTRKTLLILGVFVCLGGCTMAPKYTRPEAPVSTEWPTGAAYQEIKAATGAPTALELGWQEFFTDPKLQKIIETALNNNRDLRLAALNMERVRALYGIQQAELFPTVNAVGEGAKQRIYSDFVSPGGGTMTTEQYSVDLGIAAWEIDFFGRIRSLKDQALEEYLATDEARRGAQIALVSEVARVYLTLAADLENLKLARSTLETQQGIYNLIQRQCEVGVASELDLRQAQTPLDTARGDVARFMQMAAQDQNALNLLAGSPVPEDLLPADLASVNPPQEIFAGLSSEALLNRPDIIAAEHRLKGAYAFIGAARAAFFPRISLTTSAGTASGDLSGLFDSGSGTWNFAPKISVPIFDARTWAAYRVSKAEREIALVQYEKTIQTAFREVADALAVQGTVDQQVFAQQSLTNAVADTYRLSEKRYSKGVDSYLGVLDAQRSLYAAQQRLISLRLARLANQVRLYAVLGGGSN
- a CDS encoding efflux RND transporter permease subunit, with the protein product MLSKFFLDRPVFAWVIAIIIMAAGGLAIYNMPIAQYPPIAPPAIAIDAFFPGASAETVENTVTQIIEQKMTGLDDMLYLSGTSSSSGAARVEMTFAPGTDADIAWSKVQNKLQLAMASLPDVVQRSGVKVSKSTRNYLMIVGLISEDGSMSGDDLRDYAQSNLEKILSRVPGVGEVENFGSQYAMRVWVNPDKLTNYHLTMEDVILALRAYNVEVSAGQLGGTPAVEGQRLNTAIIVQHLLQTPEEFAAIPIRTNPDGSVVRIKDIGRTELGTERSDIVAKYNGKPSAAMAIRQAAGANALDTAKAVKQKLEEMSRYFPSGMKVIYPYDTTPFTKVAIDEVVKTLFEAILLVFVIMYLFMGNIRATLIPTIAVPVVLLGTFAVLGAFGFSINMLTMFAMVLAIGLLVDDAIVVVENVERIMAEEGLSPREATAKSMGEITSALIGIGLVLSAVFGPMAFFQGSTGVLYRQFSVTVIASMLLSVVVALILTPVLCALFLKPIPAGHNPSDNAVFFLRPFFRWFERVFTRIRGLYVGVVGRSFSRTARYVIIYLLIVTAVGFLFHRMPTSYIPDEDQGILMVQAMLPSGSTLEQTEKVMNRVRYHFLEHEKDGVESIMAVAGISFGGNGQNMALGFVKLKDWKLRRRPDLKVKAIAGRAMGAFSQIKGAMVFAFPPPPVIELGMATGFDFQLQDRGGLGHEKLMAARNQLLGMAAQDPRLVRVRPNGMENVAEYHIDVDWDKAGALGVSISSIHNTIAAAFGSAYVNDFIQAGRVKKVYAQADAPYRMLPKDLEKLYVRNSVGKMVPFSSFASCRWAQGSPKLERYNAFPSINIWGEPAPGHSTGEGMAAMEEIAAKLPQGIGFDWTGLSYQERVATAQGPILYVFSIFVIFLCVAALYESWTIPFVNLLMLPLGVLGAILATSFRGLSNDVYFQIGFLTTLGLSTKNAILIIQFIKERMGRGDSLIDATLGAVKTRFRPVIMTSLAFFFGVLPLAISTGAGAGAMNAIGTAVCGGMLSATFIDLIFIPMFFVLISNIFKRKQKGQPPEHSIESTGPQEVR
- a CDS encoding efflux RND transporter periplasmic adaptor subunit, giving the protein MQLNGTVYEPLKWSVFLAALLGGLFLGGCDRRQQSPPPSVPEVAVVTIQPRKVVLTTELPGRTSAYLIAEIRPQISGLIQKRLFREGSDVKAGQVLYQIDPAPFQAALDNARAALARAEANLPSIRLRVDRYRDLLADKAVSQQDYDDASAALKQAEADIQYGKANVEMARINLGYTRVIAPISGRIGRSNVTDGALVTAHQPLALATIQQLDPIYVDVAQSTTELQRLRRCLEDGRLNQNGTNQNKVKLLLEDGTAYSWEGALQFRDVTVDPTTGSVILRVVFRNPKGILLPGMFVRAVVKEGVNERAILIPQQAVSRDPKGNPFALIVDGEGKVGQRMLTLDRAIGDQWLVSAGLAPDERVIVEGMQKTQPGAAVKAVPFDSGRKETAAPASTAQPAAKSK
- a CDS encoding TolC family protein, with amino-acid sequence MIKLRLVFLAYVLTLLVAVLTFNSPAAAREYSLDDLYRIALERAERIKVSEEDLYITERGKDKALAVLLPRLSVFGDYTRYSDDKTSGSGFIIQPEDSTSWGLKLDQTLSLSGREVTAFKISKENIEKSRYDLYAVREEYLFGVSSAYYDVLKAQKAVEIARANMERLTGHRDAADIRLKVGEVTKTALLRAEAELSGAQSELVKAENGLKLAKAVLARQVGISEDYELKESGVKVETFKDRSLVSLKEEAMIERSEVRSLDIQRKTAEDQVRYVRGTYWPTVSIEGVYSRKEDSPAPTFVLEETTYGGIRLNFPFFEGGLRRAEVKEAEARQRQSELIYEDLKKTINIEVENAYLDLITQREILKSLEDQLAFAGDNYNATSKQFEFGLANSIDVMDANTLLVTSERQLAEARLNYRLADLRLKRATGTLLKTVVDSQQSAVSGQ